A part of Neodiprion pinetum isolate iyNeoPine1 chromosome 4, iyNeoPine1.2, whole genome shotgun sequence genomic DNA contains:
- the LOC124216570 gene encoding ATP synthase subunit s, mitochondrial isoform X1 has product MATHAIMKSFRSSLIPAQSKSHRSFFYWITIMFNRVDENRVKEVGPDRACAEWLLRNGAAVKWREDGSILSDYNALSSLEEPQKHIEAVDATNSAISYHGFPHFNGCNYINEVKLVNCVYVEDPAIPLLSILKNTLKHLEISNCLNISEKALFDLNKLTKLKKLKLGNLPQVKNKSEVIEKLTKSLPDCNIVFT; this is encoded by the exons ATGGCAACACACGCG ATCATGAAGAGCTTTCGTTCATCGCTGATTCCAGCACAGTCGAAATCTCATAGATCGTTTTTTTATTGGATTACAATCATGTTCAACAG GGTGGATGAAAATCGAGTTAAGGAAGTTGGTCCAGACCGAGCCTGTGCGGAATGGCTATTAAGAAATGGAGCTGCAGTCAAATGGAGAGAGGATGGAAGTATTCTTTCAGACTACAATGCTCTTTCTTCGTTGGAAGAACCTCAGAAACATATTGAAGCAGTTGATGCTACCAATTCTGCTATTAGCTATCATGGATTTCCACATTTCA ACGGATGCAATTACATAAATGAAGTCAAGCTAGTCAACTGTGTTTACGTCGAGGATCCAGCAATTCCCCTACTTTCTATACTCAAAAATACCTTGAAGCATCTTGAGATAAGTAACTGCCTTAATATTTCCGAGAAGGCTCTATTCGATCTGAATAAACTCAC aaaGTTGAAGAAACTGAAGCTTGGAAATTTGCCGCAAGTGAAGAATAAAAGTGAAGTTATAGAAAAGCTTACCAAGTCTTTGCCAGATTGTAACATTGTCTTTACATGA
- the LOC124216570 gene encoding ATP synthase subunit s, mitochondrial isoform X2, producing MKSFRSSLIPAQSKSHRSFFYWITIMFNRVDENRVKEVGPDRACAEWLLRNGAAVKWREDGSILSDYNALSSLEEPQKHIEAVDATNSAISYHGFPHFNGCNYINEVKLVNCVYVEDPAIPLLSILKNTLKHLEISNCLNISEKALFDLNKLTKLKKLKLGNLPQVKNKSEVIEKLTKSLPDCNIVFT from the exons ATGAAGAGCTTTCGTTCATCGCTGATTCCAGCACAGTCGAAATCTCATAGATCGTTTTTTTATTGGATTACAATCATGTTCAACAG GGTGGATGAAAATCGAGTTAAGGAAGTTGGTCCAGACCGAGCCTGTGCGGAATGGCTATTAAGAAATGGAGCTGCAGTCAAATGGAGAGAGGATGGAAGTATTCTTTCAGACTACAATGCTCTTTCTTCGTTGGAAGAACCTCAGAAACATATTGAAGCAGTTGATGCTACCAATTCTGCTATTAGCTATCATGGATTTCCACATTTCA ACGGATGCAATTACATAAATGAAGTCAAGCTAGTCAACTGTGTTTACGTCGAGGATCCAGCAATTCCCCTACTTTCTATACTCAAAAATACCTTGAAGCATCTTGAGATAAGTAACTGCCTTAATATTTCCGAGAAGGCTCTATTCGATCTGAATAAACTCAC aaaGTTGAAGAAACTGAAGCTTGGAAATTTGCCGCAAGTGAAGAATAAAAGTGAAGTTATAGAAAAGCTTACCAAGTCTTTGCCAGATTGTAACATTGTCTTTACATGA